ACATTCACAGCCCAGAAATTCCAAAAGAATTGCGTAAGTAATTAAACAAGGATGGGGAAAAGATGCGTGTCTTACAGAAAGACGGTTCCTCTTGTGATATTCTGGAGGAAGAAATATTGTATTTCTCGAATTATAAGAATACAATATTCGTCCATACGAAAGAAGGCGAATTTGTTCTCCCCACCACTCTTTCCGATCTTTTCACAGCGTATGAGGGTAAGGGATTTAAACGCCTTGACCGCAGCAATGTCGTCAACATTAACAACATCGAAGGCTATGATTCCGAACGAAAAATCGTTTGTTTTAATCATGGTGAGCAGTTTACAACTGTATCGGAGTCCAATGAACCTCGCCTAAAAAAATACTTATCTTCTCTTAAGAAAGACTCTGATTAAAAAGATCCCGACATGTTCTCAACATGTCGGGATTATTTTTTAATACCCTCAAAAAAAGGCATTATGCCATAATTACCCTCAGATGTAAAGAGAAATTCGTAGGATGAATGACAGGAGACGGATTGTATTCCAAATGATACCATATAGATAAACATGTAATAAAAAACATAATTATGATGGAGGAACCAAATGAATTACTATTTTCATCCCTCACCACGACCCTCATCTCTTGAATCGATTTCTGATGAAGAATTACTTAACATCTATGCGCTAGCGGTTGAGGCACAAGCTTTACCAGATTTCATTGAGATTGTTAAAGAAATCTTGGACAGTAGAGATCTCATACATTCTGAAAAAGTATAACATCCCCCTACCCTAATTAATTCACTTAATATGTCGCAATTATATATTCTCCCATGGCTTCTACTGCGAGTGTTCTCTAGATTGTCTTAATGTTAACTTCATCAACATAAAGAAGGTAGAGCCTCTAAGGGCCCTACCTTCTTTGTATGAAGCAAGTACTACTCCCTGAAATAAAGTAATTTCCTACTCCGTAATTTCCGTTTTAAATACATTCTCCAATTTGCCGCCAAGTCTTTTCTTAAGTGGAACTTTAATATCTCTACCCAGCTCTTTGAAAAATGTTTCTACATCACATTTCACATTTTGTGCAGTCGCGATTACAGCACCATCACCAACAATGTTTTGATTCTCTTCAAGAGGAACATCAACTTCGATATCATATTTTTTGGATAATGTCTTGATGTATCGTGCGAAGATCTCCAGCAATTCCTCGTTATTAAAATTCTCTATAGCGACTTTTCCCTTGCTGGTAAACTTCATGTTAATTTTCATTATTAATATCCCCTTTTCTGTCAAACCATTTTTAGTTGTTAGTTTATGGATCAAGATGAATAGATGGCTGCAAGAAAGGGCAACATTATTCATTTTTGAGATCATTTACGAAAGGCATACATTATT
The window above is part of the Paenibacillus sp. FSL K6-0276 genome. Proteins encoded here:
- a CDS encoding LytTR family DNA-binding domain-containing protein codes for the protein MRVLQKDGSSCDILEEEILYFSNYKNTIFVHTKEGEFVLPTTLSDLFTAYEGKGFKRLDRSNVVNINNIEGYDSERKIVCFNHGEQFTTVSESNEPRLKKYLSSLKKDSD
- the sda gene encoding sporulation histidine kinase inhibitor Sda; this encodes MNYYFHPSPRPSSLESISDEELLNIYALAVEAQALPDFIEIVKEILDSRDLIHSEKV